A region of Scleropages formosus chromosome 2, fSclFor1.1, whole genome shotgun sequence DNA encodes the following proteins:
- the LOC108931499 gene encoding ankyrin repeat and SOCS box protein 15-like isoform X1, producing MDDISEMDEDQLLDYVIRLSIEDSCKELPSTKPTSSRAASDEQVTIQAAIEEGDTHTLEELCECPAAFGELDAGGWLPLHRAAVQPVKQVLKLVLDASYELNLEEKTLEGETALTLAVQAGHVENVKILLERGASPHNTNDKNESPLLLAIRIGSYELVSVLIENKALVDQVCLRHWTAMHEAAKVGCSDIAVLLLRNGARITHLTGHGVMPIGIAAEFGQTDVLDLLIQKGGDVNAQSYNGESVLYDAAGSGNPDCIDLLLQSGADPDVPSMSRHLPIHRAAYLGHYLALELLIQVTSRQAIAACGQSPVHSAADGGHVECLRLLIESGFDVNAILEKHISENYADMRKSALYFAVSNGDVTCAEMLLNAGANPDADPLRCLLVAVRAGRYEIVRLLLAKQADVNCYFTAVSDTVFPTALQYCLRDEMMMRLLLNNGYDAESCFLCCHDRAPDLGTFWMGLYLYEIYIQKDKIPFCDFIGLSWLNDMVGNVVRILLDYVSHVPICSSLKRTLEKKKEWSEICDILGSPRHLKHLCRLAIRRQMTPRCLCDPDIMDSFPFPHRLKDYLLYKEHDLYSRISGTSV from the exons ATGGATGACATTAGTGAAATGGATGAAGATCAACTCTTGGACTACGTGATTCGTCTGAGCATTGAAGATTCGTGCAAAGAGCTGCCTTCAACAAAGCCGACGAG ctcGAGAGCTGCCAGCGACGAACAAGTGACGATTCAAGCTGCCATTGAGGAAG GTGACACGCACACGCTCGAGGAGCTCTGCGAGTGCCCCGCTGCCTTCGGAGAGCTGGATGCTGGAGGCTGGCTCCCTTTGCACAGGGCTGCGGTCCAACCCGTGAAGCAGGTTCTGAAGCTGGTGCTCGACG CCTCGTATGAGCTGAACCTGGAGGAGAAGACCCTGGAAGGGGAGACGGCGCTAACGCTGGCCGTTCAGGCGGGTCATGTGGAGAACGTGAAGATTTTGCTGGAACGTGGGGCATCGCCACACAACACCAACGACAAAAACGAGTCTCCTCTCCTGCTGG CCATAAGAATCGGGTCCTATGAGCTGGTTTCTGTACTCATCGAGAACAAGGCGCTAGTGGACCAGGTCTGCCTGAGGCACTGGACAGCCATGCACGAGGCCGCCAAGGTGGGCTGTAGCGACATCGCAGTGCTGTTGCTAAGGAACGGCGCCAGAATTACTCATCTTACTGGCCATGGAGTGATGCCCATAGGGATAGCAGCAGAGTTTGGACAGACCGATGTGCTGGACCTTCTCATCCAGAAAG GTGGCGATGTCAATGCCCAGTCCTACAACGGGGAGAGCGTGCTGTACGACGCTGCCGGCTCCGGGAATCCAGACTGCATcgacctcctgctgcagtctggAGCCGATCCCGACGTGCCCAGCATGAGCAGGCACCTTCCGATCCACCGTGCGGCGTACCTGGGTCACTACTT GGCTCTTGAGCTCCTCATCCAGGTGACCTCCAGACAAGCCATTGCCGCCTGTGGTCAGAGCCCGGTTCACTCCGCTGCTGATGGAGGCCACGTCGAGTGCCTGAGGCTTCTCATCGAGAGCGGCTTCGATGTCAATGCCATCCTGGAGAAACACATCTCTGAGAATTACGCGGACATGAGGAAAAGCGCCCTGTACTTCGCCGTGTCCAACGGGGACGTCACCTGCGCGGAGATGCTGCTGAACGCCGGGGCGAATCCCGACGCCGACCCGCTGCGCTGCCTCCTGGTGGCTGTCAGGGCCGGAAGGTACGAAATCGTGCGGCTGCTCCTGGCCAAGCAGGCGGACGTGAACTGCTACTTCACGGCGGTCAGCGACACGGTGTTCCCCACGGCCCTGCAGTACTGCCTGCGCGACGAGATGATGATGCGCCTGCTGCTCAACAACGGCTACGATGCTGAGAGCTGCTTTCTCTGTTGCCATGACCGCGCCCCTGATTTGGGAACCTTCTGGATGGGTCTTTATCTCTATGAAATATACATCCAAAAAGACAAAATACCT TTCTGTGACTTTATCGGGCTGTCCTGGCTCAACGACATGGTGGGAAACGTTGTGAGGATTCTCCTGGACTACGTCAGTCACGTGCCCATCTGCTCCAGTCTGAAACGgactttggagaagaaaaaggagTGGTCCGAAATCTGCGACATCCTAG GGAGCCCGCGGCACCTGAAGCATCTGTGCAGGCTGGCGATCCGCAGACAGATGACCCCGAGGTGTTTGTGTGACCCCGACATTATGGACTCCTTCCCTTTCCCACACAGACTTAAGGACTACCTTCTGTACAAAGAACACGATCTCTACAGCAGAATCTCGGGCACAAGTGTGTGA
- the LOC108931499 gene encoding ankyrin repeat and SOCS box protein 15-like isoform X2 — MDDISEMDEDQLLDYVIRLSIEDSCKELPSTKPTSSRAASDEQVTIQAAIEEGDTHTLEELCECPAAFGELDAGGWLPLHRAAVQPVKQVLKLVLDASYELNLEEKTLEGETALTLAVQAGHVENVKILLERGASPHNTNDKNESPLLLAIRIGSYELVSVLIENKALVDQVCLRHWTAMHEAAKKGGDVNAQSYNGESVLYDAAGSGNPDCIDLLLQSGADPDVPSMSRHLPIHRAAYLGHYLALELLIQVTSRQAIAACGQSPVHSAADGGHVECLRLLIESGFDVNAILEKHISENYADMRKSALYFAVSNGDVTCAEMLLNAGANPDADPLRCLLVAVRAGRYEIVRLLLAKQADVNCYFTAVSDTVFPTALQYCLRDEMMMRLLLNNGYDAESCFLCCHDRAPDLGTFWMGLYLYEIYIQKDKIPFCDFIGLSWLNDMVGNVVRILLDYVSHVPICSSLKRTLEKKKEWSEICDILGSPRHLKHLCRLAIRRQMTPRCLCDPDIMDSFPFPHRLKDYLLYKEHDLYSRISGTSV; from the exons ATGGATGACATTAGTGAAATGGATGAAGATCAACTCTTGGACTACGTGATTCGTCTGAGCATTGAAGATTCGTGCAAAGAGCTGCCTTCAACAAAGCCGACGAG ctcGAGAGCTGCCAGCGACGAACAAGTGACGATTCAAGCTGCCATTGAGGAAG GTGACACGCACACGCTCGAGGAGCTCTGCGAGTGCCCCGCTGCCTTCGGAGAGCTGGATGCTGGAGGCTGGCTCCCTTTGCACAGGGCTGCGGTCCAACCCGTGAAGCAGGTTCTGAAGCTGGTGCTCGACG CCTCGTATGAGCTGAACCTGGAGGAGAAGACCCTGGAAGGGGAGACGGCGCTAACGCTGGCCGTTCAGGCGGGTCATGTGGAGAACGTGAAGATTTTGCTGGAACGTGGGGCATCGCCACACAACACCAACGACAAAAACGAGTCTCCTCTCCTGCTGG CCATAAGAATCGGGTCCTATGAGCTGGTTTCTGTACTCATCGAGAACAAGGCGCTAGTGGACCAGGTCTGCCTGAGGCACTGGACAGCCATGCACGAGGCCGCCAAG AAAG GTGGCGATGTCAATGCCCAGTCCTACAACGGGGAGAGCGTGCTGTACGACGCTGCCGGCTCCGGGAATCCAGACTGCATcgacctcctgctgcagtctggAGCCGATCCCGACGTGCCCAGCATGAGCAGGCACCTTCCGATCCACCGTGCGGCGTACCTGGGTCACTACTT GGCTCTTGAGCTCCTCATCCAGGTGACCTCCAGACAAGCCATTGCCGCCTGTGGTCAGAGCCCGGTTCACTCCGCTGCTGATGGAGGCCACGTCGAGTGCCTGAGGCTTCTCATCGAGAGCGGCTTCGATGTCAATGCCATCCTGGAGAAACACATCTCTGAGAATTACGCGGACATGAGGAAAAGCGCCCTGTACTTCGCCGTGTCCAACGGGGACGTCACCTGCGCGGAGATGCTGCTGAACGCCGGGGCGAATCCCGACGCCGACCCGCTGCGCTGCCTCCTGGTGGCTGTCAGGGCCGGAAGGTACGAAATCGTGCGGCTGCTCCTGGCCAAGCAGGCGGACGTGAACTGCTACTTCACGGCGGTCAGCGACACGGTGTTCCCCACGGCCCTGCAGTACTGCCTGCGCGACGAGATGATGATGCGCCTGCTGCTCAACAACGGCTACGATGCTGAGAGCTGCTTTCTCTGTTGCCATGACCGCGCCCCTGATTTGGGAACCTTCTGGATGGGTCTTTATCTCTATGAAATATACATCCAAAAAGACAAAATACCT TTCTGTGACTTTATCGGGCTGTCCTGGCTCAACGACATGGTGGGAAACGTTGTGAGGATTCTCCTGGACTACGTCAGTCACGTGCCCATCTGCTCCAGTCTGAAACGgactttggagaagaaaaaggagTGGTCCGAAATCTGCGACATCCTAG GGAGCCCGCGGCACCTGAAGCATCTGTGCAGGCTGGCGATCCGCAGACAGATGACCCCGAGGTGTTTGTGTGACCCCGACATTATGGACTCCTTCCCTTTCCCACACAGACTTAAGGACTACCTTCTGTACAAAGAACACGATCTCTACAGCAGAATCTCGGGCACAAGTGTGTGA